The following proteins come from a genomic window of Salvia hispanica cultivar TCC Black 2014 chromosome 4, UniMelb_Shisp_WGS_1.0, whole genome shotgun sequence:
- the LOC125223439 gene encoding uncharacterized protein LOC125223439 isoform X4 — protein sequence MVESGDGGGEYSSADAAADCTCGSSDCAECCRRRSSSSSLPSSSSSCSLLSFDSYPVQDYDKLWRVYTASVKGFAIGAGLKGGLAIFALLTRLRRRQMLPSSRKVEMTTASADLIIALKETLRYGLFLGTFAGTFVSVDEIVAALGGHRRTAKWRALLAGAIAGPSMLLTGLNTQHTSLAIYILMRATVLASRCGIKSKRFGRICKPLTWAHGDIFLMCLSSSQILSAYILKQDSLPQSYKSFLNKHGAKAPEILNGVRDIACGLPFTNLDAIEKYYKSNGVDIKLDPQMKIPCSIVHGNQACGSHFFSFLLQAYKRAVPVYLPVYLIPALIVHRQGLLKRFMGNPGKEHWQAVKRIFRYLRGTSDVGLIYEVGKQLCRLQLLCLLLKQSIWR from the exons ATGGTGGAATCCGGCGACGGAGGAGGGGAATACAGCTCCGCCGATGCGGCGGCGGATTGCACGTGCGGCTCCAGCGATTGCGCCGAGTGCTGTAGGCGGAGATCGTCGAGCTCGAGCCTGCCATCATCTTCGTCGTCGTGCTCTCTGCTGAGCTTCGACTCCTATCCGGTTCAGGACTACGATAAGCTGTGGAGAGTCTACACGGCTTCCGTTAAAGGATTCGCCATCGGCGCCGGACTCAAAGGCGGACTCGCAATTTTCGCTCTGCTCActcgcctccgccgccgccaaaTGCTCCCCTCATCTAG GAAAGTAGAAATGACTACAGCTAGTGCAGATTTAATCATTGCTTTGAAGGAGACATTAAGATACGGACTGTTTCTTGGTACATTTGCGGGAACATTTGTATCTGTGGATGAAATTGTTGCTGCTTTGGGTGGTCACAGAAG GACGGCAAAGTGGAGGGCTTTGCTGGCAGGTGCAATAGCTGGGCCATCGATGCTGCTTACTGGGTTGAACACTCAACATACAAGCTTGGCAATTTACATTCTAATGCGTGCCACAGTTTTGGCTTCACGGTGTGGGATAAAAAGCAAGAGATTTGGTCGTATATGTAAGCCTCTTACATGGGCACATGGAGATATTTTCCTTATGTGCCTCTCTTCTTCCCAGATTCT GTCAGCTTACATTCTGAAGCAAGATAGTTTGCCCCAATCTTATAAATCGTTTCTGAATAAGCATGGGGCAAAGGCACCTGAAATCCTGAACGGTGTTAGAGATATTGCATGTGGTCTACCATTTACAAATTTGGATGCAATAGAGAAATACTACAAGTCCAATGGTGTTGATATCAAACTAGATCCACAAATGAAAATACCTTGCTCG aTTGTCCATGGGAACCAAGCATGTGGAtcacatttcttttcctttcttcttcaagcTTATAAAAGAGCAGTACCAGTTTATCTCCCAGTCTATCTGATACCCGCCCTAATTGTGCATCGTCAAGGTCTCCTGAAAAG GTTCATGGGAAATCCTGGAAAGGAGCACTGGCAGGCTGTGAAGAGAATCTTTCGTTACTTGAGAGGTACGTCTGATGTTGGTCTCATTTATGAAG TTGGAAAACAACTTTGCAGGCTGCAGTTACTTTGTCTACTACTGAAGCAGAGTATATGGCGTTGA
- the LOC125219155 gene encoding probable sugar efflux transporter isoform X3, giving the protein MYPNSRRMKAGTLTLVLVNLAGIMERADESLLPGVYKEVGEALHSGPTALGFLTLFRSMVQAICYPLAAYLAARHNRAHVIAYAAFLWSAATFLVAFSSTFFQVAVSRALNGIGLAIVAPAIQSLVADSTDDSSRGTAFGWLQLTSNLGSVIGGLLSLLIAPVTLKGIPGWRISFHLVGIVSVIVGLLVWLFAIDPHFPKGCTSASDQAPRKSFKSDVKDLAQEAKSVIGIPSFQIIVAQGVMGSFPWSALSFAPMWLELTGFSHEKTAALMGTFIVANSLGGVFGGMMGDFLSKRLPDSGRIILSQISSGSGIPLSAILLLAVPNNPSTGLVHGIVMFITGFCISWNAAATNK; this is encoded by the exons atgtaccCAAATTCGCGGAGGATGAAGGCAGGAACGCTGACGCTTGTGCTGGTGAATCTCGCCGGAATAATGGAAAGAGCTGACGAATCGCTGTTACCGGGAGTCTACAAAGAGGTCGGGGAAGCTCTTCATTCCGGCCCAACCGCCCTGGGCTTCCTCACTCTCTTCCGATCGATGGTGCAGGCAATTTGCTACCCCCTCGCCGCTTACTTGGCGGCTCGCCATAATCGGGCCCACGTCATCGCATACGCCGCATTCCTTTGGTCTGCCGCAACCTTCCTCGTCGCCTTCTCGTCCACCTTCTTCCAG GTAGCAGTTTCGAGAGCTTTGAATGGAATTGGCCTTGCCATTGTTGCACCAGCAATTCAGTCCCTCGTTGCTGATTCAACTGATGATTCTAGCCGTGGTACGGCTTTTGGGTGGCTTCAGCTCACAAGCAATCTTGGTTCGGTTATTGGTGGATTGCTCTCGTTATTGATAGCTCCAGTTACTTTGAAGGGAATTCCTGGCTGGAGGATTTCTTTTCACCTTGTTGGCATAGTCAGCGTCATTGTGGGGTTACTAGTTTGGTTATTCGCCATTGACCCTCACTTTCCGAAAGGTTGCACGAGCGCTAGTGATCAAGCTCCCCGCAAGTCCTTCAAATCAGATGTGAAAGACCTTGCTCAGGAAGCCAAATCAGTGATCGGGATCCCTTCCTTTCAAATTATAGTAGCTCAAGGTGTTATGGGTTCGTTTCCCTGGTCAGCTTTGTCGTTTGCTCCAATGTGGTTGGAGCTAACTGGTTTCTCTCACGAGAAGACAGCCGCCCTCATGGGCACATTCATTGTGGCAAACTCCCTTGGTGGTGTATTCGGAGGCATGATGGGTGATTTCTTATCCAAGCGCCTCCCAGATTCTGGCCGAATAATATTATCACAGATAAGCTCGGGATCTGGTATCCCTCTCTCAGCAATTCTTTTGCTGGCGGTGCCTAACAATCCGTCTACTGGGCTCGTACATGGTATTGTCATGTTTATTACGGGTTTCTGCATATCTTGGAATGCAGCTGCCACGAACAAGTAA
- the LOC125220824 gene encoding uncharacterized protein LOC125220824: MDSGNSGSMQSSSGGDDQEFDSSSSFLTAPHNFGGITAPQFLSHQSPNFFDPNLTQSLDHAGGYANASANDGDLIWSRGLRSENQSFANLGNSALPARPQQVAAAPPQPQQARNPKKRTRASRRAPTTVLTTDTTNFRQMVQEFTGIPAAPFSGGSPYSRRLDLFSAASALRSAVHLDGLGPLYPLRPAAHKILSPFSSSSAAPPPQFLNSTMIDAIVPTTIANNNNNNNTASTSNVNPNNFQLYQHHSINTPQMNFSNLSGFLSRDGGASASSAAAQHDDLSMWKSGESVRNNDPIQQNLPEFNNNNINSGGSQNYNLNVAEKGMENAASSTAEGTVASWICPSD; encoded by the coding sequence ATGGATTCCGGCAATAGCGGGAGTATGCAGTCGTCAAGCGGCGGCGATGATCAGGAATTCGATTCCAGCTCCTCTTTCCTCACCGCTCCGCACAATTTCGGCGGAATTACCGCGCCGcagtttctctctcatcaaaGCCCCAATTTCTTCGACCCTAATCTCACGCAGAGCCTCGATCACGCCGGTGGATACGCCAACGCCAGCGCCAACGACGGCGATCTGATTTGGTCGAGGGGATTGAGATCGGAGAATCAATCCTTCGCGAATCTCGGAAATTCGGCGCTGCCGGCGCGGCCGCAGCAGGTTGCGGCGGCTCCGCCGCAGCCGCAGCAGGCGAGAAACCCTAAGAAGCGGACGCGAGCGTCGCGGCGGGCGCCGACGACGGTGCTCACCACTGACACCACCAATTTCAGGCAAATGGTGCAGGAGTTCACCGGCATCCCCGCCGCGCCGTTCTCCGGCGGTTCGCCGTACTCGCGGCGGCTCGATCTGTTCTCCGCCGCATCGGCGCTGAGATCCGCCGTGCATCTGGACGGCCTCGGGCCTCTCTACCCTCTCCGCCCCGCCGCGCATAAGATCCTCTCCCcgttctcctcctcctccgccgcgccGCCGCCTCAATTTCTGAACTCCACAATGATCGACGCCATCGTTCCGACGACGATCgcaaacaacaacaacaacaacaacaccgcGTCCACATCGAACGTCAATCCGAACAATTTCCAGCTCTATCAACACCACAGCATTAACACTCCACAAATGAATTTCTCGAATTTGAGCGGCTTCCTCAGCCGCGACGGCGGCGCATCCGCCTCCTCCGCCGCGGCGCAACACGACGATCTGAGCATGTGGAAAAGCGGCGAATCGGTGCGGAATAACGATCCGATTCAACAAAATCTGCCAGaattcaacaacaacaacataaACAGCGGTGGATCGCAGAATTACAATTTGAATGTTGCAGAAAAAGGAATGGAGAATGCTGCTTCGTCCACTGCAGAAGGTACAGTTGCTTCATGGATTTGTCCTTCCGattaa
- the LOC125219311 gene encoding annexin Gh1-like: MSTLCVPSQVPPVAEDCEQLHKAFSGWGTNEALIISILGRRNASQRKLIRHCYAETYGEDLLKALDKELSSDFERVVLVSVLDPPERDAYLANEATKKWTASNQVLVEIACTRSPKQLNLAKEAYHARFKKSLEEDVAYHTTGDFRKLLVPLVSTYRYCGDEVDLRLAKSEAKILHQKIAAKEYSCDDIIRILTTRSKAQINATLNQYKNDFGNDVNNDLKADPKDEFLALLRATVKCLVFPEKYFEKVLRLAINKLGTDEWALTRVVVTRAEVDMKTIKELYEKRSSVPLDKAIAKDTHGDYEKMLLTLIGVVQE, encoded by the exons ATGTCGACTCTATGCGTTCCATCCCAAGTTCCCCCTGTCGCCGAAGACTGTGAGCAGCTGCACAAGGCATTCTCAG GATGGGGAACCAACGAGGCCTTGATCATATCAATTTTGGGCCGTAGAAATGCCAGCCAGCGGAAGCTTATCCGACATTGTTATGCAGAGACTTATGGTGAAGATCTGCTCAAAGCCTTGGACAAGGAACTTTCGAGTGACTTTGAG AGAGTTGTGTTGGTGTCGGTACTGGATCCTCCAGAGCGTGATGCCTACCTAGCTAACGAAGCCACAAAGAAGTGGACAGCGAGCAATCAAGTCCTCGTGGAGATTGCTTGCACGAGGTCGCCCAAGCAGTTGAATCTTGCAAAGGAAGCCTACCATGCTCGTTTCAAGAAATCTCTTGAGGAGGATGTTGCTTATCACACGACTGGAGACTTCCGCAAG CTCTTGGTGCCCTTAGTGAGTACATACCGTTACTGTGGAGACGAGGTGGACCTCCGTCTTGCTAAATCGGAAGCCAAGATCCTGCACCAGAAGATCGCTGCAAAGGAGTACAGCTGTGACGACATCATCAGAATCCTGACCACGAGGAGCAAGGCACAGATCAACGCAACGCTCAACCAATACAAGAACGACTTTGGCAACGACGTGAACAAT GATCTGAAAGCTGACCCCAAAGACGAGTTCCTCGCACTCTTGAGGGCCACTGTGAAGTGTTTAGTCTTTCCCGAGAAGTACTTTGAGAAGGTGCTCCGCCTTGCAATCAACAAGCTAGGGACGGACGAGTGGGCCCTGACCAGGGTCGTCGTGACAAGGGCCGAGGTGGACATGAAGACCATCAAGGAACTGTACGAGAAACGGAGCAGCGTGCCCCTCGACAAAGCCATCGCCAAGGACACCCATGGTGACTATGAGAAGATGTTGCTGACCCTCATCGGAGTTGTCCAAGAATGA
- the LOC125185635 gene encoding uncharacterized protein LOC125185635 — translation MEKSTPVRKPHTSTADLLTWSENPPENSPAPPSSARSHQPSDGIRKVVFGGQVTDEEVESLNKRKPCSGYKMKEMTGSGIFKGKGENGLSEADEADETSANKTGLRMYQQALSGVSHISFGEEDTVSPKKPATLPEVAKQRELSGNLESESEAMLKKQLSEAKNKELSGHNIFAPPPEIKPRPLGARALALRESITIGETASGNGADGGSSEEPLKTAKKIPNQKFSELSGNDIFKGDGAAASAEKPLSSAKLREMSGSNIFSDGKVESRDYFGGVRKPPGGESSIALV, via the exons ATGGAGAAAAGCACGCCGGTGAGGAAGCCTCACACTTCGACGGCAGATCTGCTCACGTGGTCGGAGAATCCGCCGGAAAACTCGCCGGCGCCGCCTTCCTCCGCCCGCTCTCACCAG cCGTCGGATGGGATCAGGAAGGTAGTATTTGGAGGTCAGGTTACTGATGAAGAGGTTGAGAGCTTGAATAAGAG GAAGCCATGCTCTGGCTACAAGATGAAGGAAATGACTGGCAGTGGTATTTTCAAAGGCAAAGGGGAAAATGGATTATCGGAAGCTGATGAAGCCGATGAGACATCAGCCAACAAAACTGGGCTGCGTATGTACCAG CAAGCGTTGTCGGGAGTCAGTCACATCTCTTTTGGTGAAGAAGATACAGTTTCTCCCAAGAAACCGGCCACTCTGCCTGAAGTTGCTAAGCAACGAGAGCTGAGCGGAAATCTAGAAAGTGAATCTGAAGCAATGTTAAAGAAGCAACTCTCAGAGGCCAAAAACAAGGAGCTCAGTGGCCACAATATCTTTGCTCCGCCACCTGAGATTAAACCCCGCCCCTTGGGCGCTCGAGCTTTGGCATTACGAGAGAGCATAACAATTGGAGAAACTGCTTCTGGCAAT GGTGCTGATGGTGGTTCGAGCGAGGAGCCTCTCAAGACAGCAAAGAAGATACCTAACCAGAAATTCTCAGAGCTCTCGGGGAATGACATCTTCAAAGGGGACGGAGCAGCTGCATCAGCCGAGAAGCCACTGAGCTCAGCAAAGTTGCGGGAGATGAGCGGGAGCAACATCTTCTCTGATGGCAAAGTGGAGTCTCGCGACTATTTTGGAGGCGTACGCAAGCCGCCGGGTGGGGAAAGCAGCATTGCTCTGGTGTAA
- the LOC125219155 gene encoding probable sugar efflux transporter isoform X1, whose amino-acid sequence MYPNSRRMKAGTLTLVLVNLAGIMERADESLLPGVYKEVGEALHSGPTALGFLTLFRSMVQAICYPLAAYLAARHNRAHVIAYAAFLWSAATFLVAFSSTFFQVAVSRALNGIGLAIVAPAIQSLVADSTDDSSRGTAFGWLQLTSNLGSVIGGLLSLLIAPVTLKGIPGWRISFHLVGIVSVIVGLLVWLFAIDPHFPKGCTSASDQAPRKSFKSDVKDLAQEAKSVIGIPSFQIIVAQGVMGSFPWSALSFAPMWLELTGFSHEKTAALMGTFIVANSLGGVFGGMMGDFLSKRLPDSGRIILSQISSGSGIPLSAILLLAVPNNPSTGLVHGIVMFITGFCISWNAAATNNPIFAEIVPEKSRTSIYALDRSFESVFSSFAPPTVGLLAQYVYGYKPIIPDGSDSISTDRENAASLAKALFAAIALPMALCCVIYTFLYRTYPKDRDRARMKAIMESEIQLMDSESLQAGGDHVQIESGETRELNLDGKIILVPFEDYSDERRLLVTQ is encoded by the exons atgtaccCAAATTCGCGGAGGATGAAGGCAGGAACGCTGACGCTTGTGCTGGTGAATCTCGCCGGAATAATGGAAAGAGCTGACGAATCGCTGTTACCGGGAGTCTACAAAGAGGTCGGGGAAGCTCTTCATTCCGGCCCAACCGCCCTGGGCTTCCTCACTCTCTTCCGATCGATGGTGCAGGCAATTTGCTACCCCCTCGCCGCTTACTTGGCGGCTCGCCATAATCGGGCCCACGTCATCGCATACGCCGCATTCCTTTGGTCTGCCGCAACCTTCCTCGTCGCCTTCTCGTCCACCTTCTTCCAG GTAGCAGTTTCGAGAGCTTTGAATGGAATTGGCCTTGCCATTGTTGCACCAGCAATTCAGTCCCTCGTTGCTGATTCAACTGATGATTCTAGCCGTGGTACGGCTTTTGGGTGGCTTCAGCTCACAAGCAATCTTGGTTCGGTTATTGGTGGATTGCTCTCGTTATTGATAGCTCCAGTTACTTTGAAGGGAATTCCTGGCTGGAGGATTTCTTTTCACCTTGTTGGCATAGTCAGCGTCATTGTGGGGTTACTAGTTTGGTTATTCGCCATTGACCCTCACTTTCCGAAAGGTTGCACGAGCGCTAGTGATCAAGCTCCCCGCAAGTCCTTCAAATCAGATGTGAAAGACCTTGCTCAGGAAGCCAAATCAGTGATCGGGATCCCTTCCTTTCAAATTATAGTAGCTCAAGGTGTTATGGGTTCGTTTCCCTGGTCAGCTTTGTCGTTTGCTCCAATGTGGTTGGAGCTAACTGGTTTCTCTCACGAGAAGACAGCCGCCCTCATGGGCACATTCATTGTGGCAAACTCCCTTGGTGGTGTATTCGGAGGCATGATGGGTGATTTCTTATCCAAGCGCCTCCCAGATTCTGGCCGAATAATATTATCACAGATAAGCTCGGGATCTGGTATCCCTCTCTCAGCAATTCTTTTGCTGGCGGTGCCTAACAATCCGTCTACTGGGCTCGTACATGGTATTGTCATGTTTATTACGGGTTTCTGCATATCTTGGAATGCAGCTGCCACGAACAA TCCAATTTTTGCAGAAATAGTCCCAGAGAAATCTCGAACAAGCATCTACGCATTAGACAGATCCTTTGAGTCCGTATTTTCATCATTCGCTCCTCCCACAGTCGGACTACTGGCTCAATACGTCTACGGATATAAGCCCATCATTCCAGATGGTTCAGACAGCATCTCTACTGATAGAGAGAACGCTGCATCTTTGGCCAAGGCTCTTTTTGCTGCAATAGCTCTCCCAATGGCTTTGTGTTGCGTCATATACACTTTCCTCTACCGGACTTACCCAAAAGACAGAGATCGTGCCCGGATGAAAGCTATCATGGAGTCGGAGATTCAGCTGATGGATTCCGAATCTTTACAAGCTGGAGGAGACCATGTTCAGATTGAATCTGGTGAAACAAGGGAGCTTAATCTTGATGGAAAAATCATTCTAGTGCCTTTTGAAGACTATAGTGATGAAAGAAGACTACTCGTTACTCAGTAA
- the LOC125218793 gene encoding uncharacterized protein LOC125218793, with product MEKIGEDLQTEKLKSQIDEDLQTEKLKMQTAIRCAKAAILLSSLKNATKALTTDVPQLQHESRIEKLMIDLVKEKQKLKNLRHSIGILILFYFLVLFIYPIFLKFL from the exons ATGGAGAAGATCGGCGAGGATCTGCAAACGGAGAAGCTTAAATCGCAGATCGACGAGGATCTGCAAACGGAGAAGCTGAAGATGCAGACTGCAATTCGTTGCGCGAAAGCTGCGATCCTTCTGTCTTCCCTCAAAAACGCCACAAAAGCTTTAACCACCGATGTTCCCCAACTCCAG CACGAATCGAGGATCGAGAAGTTGATGATCGATTTGGTGAAGGAGAAACAGAAGCTGAAGAATTTAAGGCATTCGATCGGAATTTTAATCCTCTTTTACTTCTTAGTTCTGTTCATCTATCCCATCTTCCTCAAATTTCTTTGA
- the LOC125219155 gene encoding probable sugar efflux transporter isoform X2: MYPNSRRMKAGTLTLVLVNLAGIMERADESLLPGVYKEVGEALHSGPTALGFLTLFRSMVQAICYPLAAYLAARHNRAHVIAYAAFLWSAATFLVAFSSTFFQVAVSRALNGIGLAIVAPAIQSLVADSTDDSSRGTAFGWLQLTSNLGSVIGGLLSLLIAPVTLKGIPGWRISFHLVGIVSVIVGLLVWLFAIDPHFPKGCTSASDQAPRKSFKSDVKDLAQEAKSVIGIPSFQIIVAQGVMGSFPWSALSFAPMWLELTGFSHEKTAALMGTFIVANSLGGVFGGMMGDFLSKRLPDSGRIILSQISSGSGIPLSAILLLAVPNNPSTGLVHGIVMFITGFCISWNAAATNKNSPREISNKHLRIRQIL, translated from the exons atgtaccCAAATTCGCGGAGGATGAAGGCAGGAACGCTGACGCTTGTGCTGGTGAATCTCGCCGGAATAATGGAAAGAGCTGACGAATCGCTGTTACCGGGAGTCTACAAAGAGGTCGGGGAAGCTCTTCATTCCGGCCCAACCGCCCTGGGCTTCCTCACTCTCTTCCGATCGATGGTGCAGGCAATTTGCTACCCCCTCGCCGCTTACTTGGCGGCTCGCCATAATCGGGCCCACGTCATCGCATACGCCGCATTCCTTTGGTCTGCCGCAACCTTCCTCGTCGCCTTCTCGTCCACCTTCTTCCAG GTAGCAGTTTCGAGAGCTTTGAATGGAATTGGCCTTGCCATTGTTGCACCAGCAATTCAGTCCCTCGTTGCTGATTCAACTGATGATTCTAGCCGTGGTACGGCTTTTGGGTGGCTTCAGCTCACAAGCAATCTTGGTTCGGTTATTGGTGGATTGCTCTCGTTATTGATAGCTCCAGTTACTTTGAAGGGAATTCCTGGCTGGAGGATTTCTTTTCACCTTGTTGGCATAGTCAGCGTCATTGTGGGGTTACTAGTTTGGTTATTCGCCATTGACCCTCACTTTCCGAAAGGTTGCACGAGCGCTAGTGATCAAGCTCCCCGCAAGTCCTTCAAATCAGATGTGAAAGACCTTGCTCAGGAAGCCAAATCAGTGATCGGGATCCCTTCCTTTCAAATTATAGTAGCTCAAGGTGTTATGGGTTCGTTTCCCTGGTCAGCTTTGTCGTTTGCTCCAATGTGGTTGGAGCTAACTGGTTTCTCTCACGAGAAGACAGCCGCCCTCATGGGCACATTCATTGTGGCAAACTCCCTTGGTGGTGTATTCGGAGGCATGATGGGTGATTTCTTATCCAAGCGCCTCCCAGATTCTGGCCGAATAATATTATCACAGATAAGCTCGGGATCTGGTATCCCTCTCTCAGCAATTCTTTTGCTGGCGGTGCCTAACAATCCGTCTACTGGGCTCGTACATGGTATTGTCATGTTTATTACGGGTTTCTGCATATCTTGGAATGCAGCTGCCACGAACAA AAATAGTCCCAGAGAAATCTCGAACAAGCATCTACGCATTAGACAGATCCTTTGA
- the LOC125223439 gene encoding uncharacterized protein LOC125223439 isoform X2, translating into MVESGDGGGEYSSADAAADCTCGSSDCAECCRRRSSSSSLPSSSSSCSLLSFDSYPVQDYDKLWRVYTASVKGFAIGAGLKGGLAIFALLTRLRRRQMLPSSRKVEMTTASADLIIALKETLRYGLFLGTFAGTFVSVDEIVAALGGHRRTAKWRALLAGAIAGPSMLLTGLNTQHTSLAIYILMRATVLASRCGIKSKRFGRICKPLTWAHGDIFLMCLSSSQILSAYILKQDSLPQSYKSFLNKHGAKAPEILNGVRDIACGLPFTNLDAIEKYYKSNGVDIKLDPQMKIPCSIVHGNQACGSHFFSFLLQAYKRAVPVYLPVYLIPALIVHRQGLLKRFMGNPGKEHWQAVKRIFRYLREAAKKGIWLQRLVVVLCDSQSAICLAKDQVHHERTKHIDVRYHFLRDEKRIEVKKVGTADMFIKSVPQSKFQHCLDLFNVMSC; encoded by the exons ATGGTGGAATCCGGCGACGGAGGAGGGGAATACAGCTCCGCCGATGCGGCGGCGGATTGCACGTGCGGCTCCAGCGATTGCGCCGAGTGCTGTAGGCGGAGATCGTCGAGCTCGAGCCTGCCATCATCTTCGTCGTCGTGCTCTCTGCTGAGCTTCGACTCCTATCCGGTTCAGGACTACGATAAGCTGTGGAGAGTCTACACGGCTTCCGTTAAAGGATTCGCCATCGGCGCCGGACTCAAAGGCGGACTCGCAATTTTCGCTCTGCTCActcgcctccgccgccgccaaaTGCTCCCCTCATCTAG GAAAGTAGAAATGACTACAGCTAGTGCAGATTTAATCATTGCTTTGAAGGAGACATTAAGATACGGACTGTTTCTTGGTACATTTGCGGGAACATTTGTATCTGTGGATGAAATTGTTGCTGCTTTGGGTGGTCACAGAAG GACGGCAAAGTGGAGGGCTTTGCTGGCAGGTGCAATAGCTGGGCCATCGATGCTGCTTACTGGGTTGAACACTCAACATACAAGCTTGGCAATTTACATTCTAATGCGTGCCACAGTTTTGGCTTCACGGTGTGGGATAAAAAGCAAGAGATTTGGTCGTATATGTAAGCCTCTTACATGGGCACATGGAGATATTTTCCTTATGTGCCTCTCTTCTTCCCAGATTCT GTCAGCTTACATTCTGAAGCAAGATAGTTTGCCCCAATCTTATAAATCGTTTCTGAATAAGCATGGGGCAAAGGCACCTGAAATCCTGAACGGTGTTAGAGATATTGCATGTGGTCTACCATTTACAAATTTGGATGCAATAGAGAAATACTACAAGTCCAATGGTGTTGATATCAAACTAGATCCACAAATGAAAATACCTTGCTCG aTTGTCCATGGGAACCAAGCATGTGGAtcacatttcttttcctttcttcttcaagcTTATAAAAGAGCAGTACCAGTTTATCTCCCAGTCTATCTGATACCCGCCCTAATTGTGCATCGTCAAGGTCTCCTGAAAAG GTTCATGGGAAATCCTGGAAAGGAGCACTGGCAGGCTGTGAAGAGAATCTTTCGTTACTTGAGAG AAGCTGCTAAAAAGGGAATATGGTTGCAGAGGCTAGTTGTTGTGTTATGTGACAGTCAGAGCGCTATTTGTTTAGCCAAGGATCAAGTCCATCATGAGAGGACTAAGCATATTGATGTGAGATATCATTTTCTAAGAGATGAGAAGAGAATTGAGGTGAAGAAAGTAGGTACTGCTGATATGTTCATCAAGTCAGTCCCGCAGAGCAAGTTCCAACATTGTTTGGACTTGTTTAATGTCATGAGCTGTTAG